In the genome of Deltaproteobacteria bacterium, the window TAGAAAAACGAAACGGATTCTCACCGGTCGTCTTCGGATGTGGCTGTTTCGTTTCTGCCTCTGAGAGGCTGGATATTTTGGGCGGTTTTCTCTCATTCCCAGATTTTCTCCTCCACCATCAGGCGGAGTATGGCATCCCGATCTCCATCTCCTGAATCCTGAAGGTACGCGTAAAAAATCTCTTCCAGGTCCATAAGCGCCATCTCGTGGACCTTGACAATCGGGAAGAAATTCTCCGAAAGCTCGGGCAAGTCCAGTCGGACCATGTTTCTCGTGGCCAGGCCTCGAACCGCTCCGATGCTGTAGTCACGTCCATAGTAAGAGAGAACCTCCCTCGCGTTGCGGATAAGTTCTTCAAGGTTATTTTCCCTGTTTGTCATCGCTTTCTTCCTGAATTTTTTCAATGCTGTCCAGACGTTTTCGGACCTCATCAAGATAACCCTTCAGTTTTCTGTTTTTCGGATCCCGCGCCAGGGCCAGATTCCAGGTCTCCCGGGCCTGCGTGAACCGTCCCTTGGCGTAGAATTTCAGACCCAGCAGCCTGGCGAACTCCACAACCTCGTCGAGCCTCCCTTTTTCCATGGGGGGCTCGCTCAGGGTCAGCCCCAGATAATAGTAAGCGTCGTTCAGGTTTCCCTGTTCCTCCACCTGGACGGCCATCTTGAACGCCTCCCTCGACCGGGCCTCTCTGAGGGTCTTAATTTCAATCAGCAGGCGTTGGGCAGGCATGGGGAGGACCGTGGCGACCTTGTATTTCTGCAAGGTTTTTTCGGCATCGCGGAGACGCCCCGCCTTAAAATATTTTCTGGCCAAAGCCAGATTCTTTTCCGCTTCCCGGCGGATCTCCTGATGCTTCTCGGCCTTCCTGAGGAATGCCATCTTCTCCGCAGTTCCCGGCCTTGCCGGCGTCAGAGATGAAATCGCTTCCAACCGTTTTATGGCTCCCGCAAAATCTCCCCGTTCTTCCAGGTATTGCGCCTCCTCTTCAAGTCCCTCCACACGCGCCTCAATGGATCGCTCTACACCCGACAGCAGCTTTTTGACCCAGTAGTAACGAGGGTAGATCTTCAATGCCTTCCTCATGCTGTCCCTGGCGCCGCCGAGATCTCCCTGGCTCTTCTCCTTGAATGCCTCTCTTACGAAAGAATCGGCTCTGTCGAGTGTATCACTGGAACGCTTCAGGGCGACCTGGACATCCTCGGAACACAGCTGAATCTCTTCCTGAAGTTTCCGGGCCGCTTCAACTGCCGCCTGGTGCTCGCCGGCCCGGGAAAATTTGCCTATTCTGCCGCACCTGGTCGTCCTGTCCGTCAATGCCTCCAGGTGAGCGCAACCTGCCATAACCAGTGCAAGGAGCACAATACACGATATATTACCTAGGTTGTTATTTCCTTGACCTCGGAACATATTTCCCCGATCACACCTTCCCGCTCCAGACTAAGGAACACTTCCACGACCGCCGGGTCAAACTGCGCGCCGGAGTCCGATTTCACCCTGCTTACGGCTTCCTTATGGCCCAGTGCCGATCGGTAGGCTCGGTCCGAAGTCATGGCATCAAACGCATCGACCAGATTGATGATCCGGGATGGCAGGGGAATATCATCGCCTTTCAAACCATCCGGGTATCCGGTCCCGTCGAAATGTTCATGGTGGTATTTGACATAGAATCCCGCCCGTTCAAGAGAAGACATGGGACCTAATATGCGCGCACCGATTTCGGGATGGCGTTTCATGTTAAACAGTTCGCTATCCTTCAGGGGCCCGGTCTTGCCCAGGATATTCCCATCTATTCCTATCTTCCCGATATCGTGCAGGATGGCCGCCATCTCGAGGTTCTTCTGGTCATCGCCGCCCATTTTCATCCGTTCAGCAATGGCGTGGGAGATCCTGCCCACCCTCTCGCAGTGCCCCCTCGTATAAGCGTCCTTGGCTTCAACAGCGGCTGCCAGGGATCTGATCGTCTCCCGAAAATTCCTCTCTTTTTCGCTTCGAGTCTCCTGAATCTGTCTGACCATCTCGTTGAAATGCCTGGTAAGTCTTCCCACTTCGTCTCTTCCCTGCACATCGACGTGCACGAGGAAATTCCCAAATCCGACAGCACGTACCGCCTTGGCCAACATCTCAATCTTTTTGACCTGAACCCCGGCCAGAAAAAAAATCGCCACAATTCCCAGGGCGGTGACCGCGAACAGGGGAAGCAGAAGACCCTTGAGGGTCTCCTTCATTGCGCTGTAAATATGTTCTGCGCTCAATCCAACTACCGCCTTGCCTACTGTGACATCCTCGGCCACTATTGGCGCGACAAACTGAATAATACCGGGGGCGGCTGGGGGAATTTGGTCAAAGTCAATAATATTGCCCGTTTTTCCCTGGGTCGAATGGTAAACAATCTTTCCCTGATGGTTCACAAGATAGGCGTAACGAACGTCCTCGTCGAGAAGCGTGGACTCGGTCGCCGGGCCAAGACGAAGGTCATCCGATGCGAGGAGAGGGTCTGTAGCGTTTACCGCCAGGTTTTCCGCAAGCGATTTGGCCCTCTTCTGGCTCTCCATGGAAAGAAAGATCCACTCGTAACGCACAAGGGAAACGGCGATAACCCCGGAAAGGAGGAGCAGAAGAAGTGAGAAAGAGAGAGCTACTTTAAAACGCAGGGAAAACAGAAAGGGCACACCTTCCGTCGAAAAGAGGCCTTTTGCCCGGGCATTCACGCCTGGCACAATGTTCTTCTTATCACGCTCCAAAGGTTTTATTCCTCCCTGTTTACTGCGAGCGTTGTGTTCCCGATGGTAAACGTATCACCAAAATTCAGCCGGGCTGTGAGGACCTTCTTTCCACCCACGAAAGTTCCGTTTGTGCTCTCCATGTCAATGAGAAACAGATATTCATCGAAGATCCTGACCTGACAGTGTTTCCGGGAAACCTCAGAATCGTTGATTACAATATCAGCCTCGCTCCTCCCCAACGAGACCGCAGGTTTGTCAACGAGATAGACGTCACCGCCGGGCAAGGTCGTCAGAAAATATTTTTTCCCCTCCTGGAGATGGGGTTTTTCCCGGGAAGCTTCACGCAAAAGATCCGTCACCTCGCTCCTGCTCTGATCAACCTCCTGAAAATCGTAAGACATGGTCTGGCTGTAATCCACCCCGGGGGGGTCCATAAGGTTTACGGAAGAACTGCCGCCTCCTCTCCTGGGTGGTATCAGAATATCCTGACCGCAGTTGGGGCAGCTCAACTTCGTTCCCCTGGCCGGGATCTTTCTATCGGCCACCTGACAGGGAGTCTGGCAGTTGCTGCAGGTTATTTTCATCTATCGTCGCCTGTATACCGGCATCTTAACCACGGAAAAACGCTTTCCATCGTATTTAAAAACTCCCTGGTCCGTATGAAACCACTTGTTATCCGACAGGTCCACAGCAATCACGGGAACAGAGCGTCCAAAAAATCCCTGGTCCGGACCGAAAACCACCCATTTTTTCCCATCAAACCGGGCGATTCCGCTTTCCCTGGTTCCGATCCAGACATTCCAGCGTCCGTCAACGGCAATGGCGGTCACCCTGTCGGAAGGAAGACCGTCAAGATGGGTAAAGACCCTGATCACCTTGTCGCGAAAACTGGCTACCCCCTTGTCCGTAGCGATCCAGAAAACTCCGTTGGCATCGATGGCCAGCGCGTTCACATTGTCGTCCGGAAGACCATCCCTGGATGTATAGACCTTAAAGGAATTGCCGTCAAAACGGGCCAACCCCTTGTCCGTGCCGAACCAGAGATGCTTTCTCTGATCCACGACGATACAGTTGATAAAGTTGCTCGGCAAACCATCGCCGTAATCAAAGGTTACCCAGTTCTTCGCGCCATCGAACTGGGAAACACCTTTATCGGTTCCGATCCATTTAAAGCCCAGATGGTCAACCGCGATGGCCCGGACAGAATTACTGATGAGGCCGTTGTCCCTGGTGAAGTTCTTCCTCCTCTTGTTAATGATGTTTACTCTGAAAAGCCCCTCATCGCCTCCGACCCACAGGAAGTTTCCATCCAATACGCTGGGAAAGATAAACACTCCATTGGTGTTGTCTCTCCATAGACCGCTTGCCACTGTGTAACTGGCGGTTTTAACTTTTTCGTGGTTCCCCGCCCTGTCCACGGCGAAAAATCTGATTGTGGCTTTGTCACGGAGAATCAGCGGAACGGTATACTGAGGGGACCCGTCCGTGGGTTCCGTACCGTCCAGGGTATAACGAATAATCGCGTTTTCCTCGCTCTTCAGCTCCAGGGTTATGGGGGGATTATATTGACCCGGCGCTGGATAAGAGATGGTGTTGGGCGGCTCGGAATCGATGGTATATTCGGCCATCTGGATCCCTTCCCTGTTCCCGGCCGCATCCTCGGAATAAAAGAATATTTTTCCGCTTTGGCTCAGTACGAAGGGTCCGCCATAAATGGAGAACTTCTTATTTACTCCCGTTCTGATGAATATTCTGCCGCCTTTCTCGGATTTCAGGGATACACTCACAGGCCTGTTGTATATTCCGGCCGGCGGATCAACGGTGGTTGACGGAGGTGTCTGATCAAATGTGTATTTTTCGACTTTAACCGCCTCCCTGTTGCCGGATTCGTCAACTGCGAAAAACTTCAGAACAGTATCCCGGGCTACGGGAACAGGGTTTTCATATTCCGGCGAGGCGTCGCTCGGGGTGCTTCCGTCAGTGGTGTATCGAATGACAGCATTATCCTCGGTCTTCAACACGACGAGGATAGGCCCTGAAAACATCCCTTCGCCGGGGTCAGCGGAGGTAACCGGCGGTGTCCGGTCCAGAATATAGCGCTGGCTGACAACATCACTACGGTTGCCGACTTTATCCACAGCGAAGTAGGATAAAACAGCATTCCTGGTCACATTGATGGGGCCACGGTATCTCGATGACTGACGTGTTACCGAACTCCCGTCAAGTGTGTAGAAAATATTCGCCGGTTCGGACGTTTCCAGTTTAACCCGGATTCTTCCCGAATAATTGCCTCCCTTCGGGCGCGGCACCACAGTGGGCGCAGTAGTATCGATGATAAATTCGGCTGTGGCTGTTTCTCCCCTGTTTCCAGCTTCGTCCACCGCAAAATATTTAAGGACCATCGAACGGTTCAGTTTTATGGCACCATGGAAAATTGGTGACGAGGGACCTGGTTCACGTTCACCGATCTCGTACCGGATCGTTCCCTTCTCATTGGATGACAGGGTCACATTAACCGCGGTTCCATAGGTCCCCGGATGAGGCTCCACTTTAACCTTGGGGGGAACGGTATCGATCACATATCGTTCCTCACGGACATTTTCCTTGTTCCCGGCGCCATCAACAGCAAAAAAACGCAGAACCCCGCTGC includes:
- a CDS encoding HD domain-containing protein, translated to MPGVNARAKGLFSTEGVPFLFSLRFKVALSFSLLLLLLSGVIAVSLVRYEWIFLSMESQKRAKSLAENLAVNATDPLLASDDLRLGPATESTLLDEDVRYAYLVNHQGKIVYHSTQGKTGNIIDFDQIPPAAPGIIQFVAPIVAEDVTVGKAVVGLSAEHIYSAMKETLKGLLLPLFAVTALGIVAIFFLAGVQVKKIEMLAKAVRAVGFGNFLVHVDVQGRDEVGRLTRHFNEMVRQIQETRSEKERNFRETIRSLAAAVEAKDAYTRGHCERVGRISHAIAERMKMGGDDQKNLEMAAILHDIGKIGIDGNILGKTGPLKDSELFNMKRHPEIGARILGPMSSLERAGFYVKYHHEHFDGTGYPDGLKGDDIPLPSRIINLVDAFDAMTSDRAYRSALGHKEAVSRVKSDSGAQFDPAVVEVFLSLEREGVIGEICSEVKEITT
- a CDS encoding FHA domain-containing protein, with product MKITCSNCQTPCQVADRKIPARGTKLSCPNCGQDILIPPRRGGGSSSVNLMDPPGVDYSQTMSYDFQEVDQSRSEVTDLLREASREKPHLQEGKKYFLTTLPGGDVYLVDKPAVSLGRSEADIVINDSEVSRKHCQVRIFDEYLFLIDMESTNGTFVGGKKVLTARLNFGDTFTIGNTTLAVNREE